One genomic region from Knoellia sp. p5-6-4 encodes:
- a CDS encoding pirin family protein → MPAVTVPDLTVLPRVPAVTPVARQRAVRSITTAPGGLEGEGFPVKRAFAGVDLRDLDPFIHMDEMGEVEYAPGEPKGTPWHPHRGFETVTYIIDGIFDHHDSFGGGGTITNGDTQWMTAGAGILHIEAPPEHLVVSGGLFHGFQLWVNLPRTDKLKPPAYQDLRSSEVGLLTSADGGSLLRVIAGEVGGVAGPGSTHTPMAMVHATIAPGGSLELPWRPDFNALVYAMSGDGFVGPTQSPLGTGQLAVLGPGDALRLSAAQQQQARYSDGLDVVILGGRPIREPVAWAGPFVMNTRAEVVQAFEDYQAGRLGQPGHTIPHGTQGGVLDA, encoded by the coding sequence ATGCCTGCTGTGACCGTCCCCGACCTGACCGTGCTGCCCCGCGTGCCGGCCGTCACGCCTGTTGCCCGCCAACGGGCAGTGCGGTCGATCACGACTGCTCCCGGCGGCCTCGAGGGTGAGGGCTTCCCGGTCAAGCGCGCCTTCGCCGGCGTCGACCTGCGTGACCTCGACCCGTTCATCCACATGGACGAGATGGGTGAGGTCGAGTACGCCCCCGGTGAGCCGAAGGGCACGCCGTGGCACCCGCACCGCGGCTTCGAGACCGTCACCTACATCATCGACGGCATCTTCGACCACCACGACTCCTTCGGTGGGGGCGGCACCATCACCAACGGCGACACCCAGTGGATGACTGCCGGCGCCGGCATCCTCCACATCGAGGCGCCGCCGGAGCACCTGGTCGTCTCCGGCGGCCTGTTCCACGGCTTCCAGCTCTGGGTGAACCTCCCGCGCACCGACAAGCTCAAGCCCCCGGCGTACCAGGACCTGCGCTCGAGCGAGGTCGGTCTGCTCACCTCCGCCGACGGCGGCTCCCTTCTGCGCGTCATCGCCGGCGAGGTGGGCGGCGTCGCCGGACCGGGCTCCACCCACACGCCGATGGCCATGGTCCACGCGACCATCGCCCCGGGCGGCTCCCTCGAGCTGCCCTGGCGGCCCGACTTCAACGCGCTGGTCTACGCCATGAGCGGCGACGGCTTCGTGGGTCCGACCCAGTCGCCCCTCGGCACCGGTCAGCTCGCGGTGCTCGGCCCCGGGGATGCGCTGCGACTCTCGGCCGCGCAGCAGCAGCAGGCCCGCTACTCCGACGGCCTCGACGTCGTGATCCTCGGCGGGCGCCCGATCCGGGAACCCGTGGCCTGGGCCGGCCCGTTCGTCATGAACACCAGGGCCGAGGTCGTCCAGGCCTTCGAGGACTACCAGGCGGGACGCCTCGGTCAGCCCGGCCACACGATCCCGCACGGCACCCAGGGCGGCGTCCTGGACGCCTGA
- a CDS encoding AMP-binding protein, producing MTADTHPAGLSHTAGRTDIPLLEQTIPDNLDATVARFADREALVDVQDGVRWTYREFSDRTVELARALLAAGVRTGDRVGIWAPNCAEWTLTQYATARIGAVLVNINPSYRTHELEFVLKQAGISLLVSAAQFKSSNYAQMVEEVRGDCPDLREVVLIGTDSWEALLARAAEVPAEEVSRVQAGLDRHDPINIQYTSGTTGFPKGATLSHRNILNNGFFVGELCRYTEEDRICIPVPFYHCFGMVMGNLAATTHGACMVIPAPGFDPAATLKATQDERCTSLYGVPTMFIAEWALPDFDSYDLSTVRTGIMAGSPCPAEMMKKLIAAGIEEMTICYGMTETSPVSTQTRTDDTFERKVGTVGAVGPHLEIKVVDPLTGETLPRGQAGEFCTKGYSVMLGYWNQPDKTDEVLQDGWMHTGDLAVMDEHGYVQITGRIKDMVIRGGENIYPREIEEFLYTHPDVLDAQVIGVPDAKYGEELCAWIRMKEGAEPLTAERVREFATGKLAHYKIPRYVQIVDEFPMTVTGKVRKVEMREKSVAALGLSGQG from the coding sequence ATGACCGCCGACACCCACCCCGCCGGGCTCTCCCACACGGCCGGCAGGACCGACATCCCGCTGCTCGAGCAGACGATCCCCGACAACCTCGACGCCACGGTGGCGCGGTTCGCCGACCGGGAGGCACTGGTCGACGTCCAGGACGGTGTGCGCTGGACCTACCGCGAGTTCTCCGACCGCACCGTCGAGCTCGCCCGCGCCCTGCTCGCCGCCGGGGTGCGCACGGGCGACCGGGTCGGCATCTGGGCGCCGAACTGTGCCGAATGGACACTGACCCAGTACGCCACCGCCCGCATCGGGGCGGTCCTGGTCAACATCAACCCCAGCTACCGCACCCACGAGCTCGAGTTCGTGCTGAAGCAAGCGGGCATCTCGCTGCTGGTGTCGGCGGCGCAGTTCAAGTCCTCGAACTACGCCCAGATGGTCGAGGAGGTCCGCGGCGACTGCCCGGACCTGCGCGAGGTGGTGCTGATCGGCACGGACTCGTGGGAGGCGCTGCTGGCGCGGGCGGCGGAGGTCCCGGCCGAGGAGGTCTCCCGCGTGCAGGCCGGGCTCGACCGGCACGACCCGATCAACATCCAGTACACGTCGGGCACCACCGGCTTCCCCAAGGGCGCGACCCTCAGCCACCGCAACATCCTCAACAACGGCTTTTTCGTCGGCGAGCTGTGCCGCTACACCGAGGAGGACCGCATCTGCATCCCGGTGCCCTTCTACCACTGCTTCGGCATGGTGATGGGCAACCTCGCGGCCACCACCCACGGCGCGTGCATGGTCATCCCCGCCCCCGGTTTCGACCCGGCAGCGACCCTGAAGGCCACCCAGGACGAGCGGTGCACCTCCCTCTACGGGGTGCCGACGATGTTCATCGCCGAGTGGGCCCTCCCCGACTTCGACAGCTACGACCTCTCCACCGTGCGCACGGGCATCATGGCCGGATCTCCCTGCCCGGCCGAGATGATGAAGAAACTCATCGCAGCGGGCATCGAGGAGATGACCATCTGCTACGGCATGACCGAGACCTCGCCGGTGTCGACCCAGACCCGCACCGATGACACCTTCGAGCGCAAGGTCGGCACGGTCGGCGCGGTCGGCCCCCACCTCGAGATCAAGGTCGTCGACCCGCTCACCGGCGAGACGCTGCCGCGGGGGCAGGCCGGCGAGTTCTGCACCAAGGGCTACTCGGTGATGCTCGGCTACTGGAACCAGCCCGACAAGACCGACGAGGTGCTGCAGGACGGCTGGATGCACACCGGCGACCTCGCCGTGATGGACGAGCACGGCTACGTGCAGATCACCGGCCGCATCAAGGACATGGTCATCCGCGGTGGCGAGAACATCTACCCGCGCGAGATCGAGGAGTTCCTCTACACCCACCCCGACGTCCTCGACGCGCAGGTCATCGGGGTGCCGGACGCGAAGTACGGCGAGGAGCTGTGCGCCTGGATCCGGATGAAGGAGGGCGCCGAGCCGCTGACGGCCGAGAGGGTGCGCGAGTTCGCCACCGGCAAGCTGGCGCACTACAAGATCCCGCGCTACGTCCAGATCGTCGACGAGTTCCCCATGACCGTCACGGGGAAGGTGCGCAAGGTCGAGATGCGCGAGAAGTCGGTGGCCGCGCTGGGCCTGTCGGGACAGGGCTGA
- a CDS encoding NAD(P)-dependent oxidoreductase, which produces MTTLSGKTILMSGGSRGIGLAIALRAAADGANVALIAKTDRPDPRLQGTIHTAAAEIEAAGGQALPIVGDVRDDATIERAVEETVERFHGIDIVVNNASVLNLSGTSALEPKRYDLMQDVNVRGTFMLTRAAIPHLVQAEDPKVLTLSPPINLDPRWFGTHPAYTMAKYGMTMAALGFAHELADLGIASTALWPATLIATDAIGNLPGGAQMIAVSRKPDIVADAAYEVLTTTGQELNGKTLIDEQLLRERGVSDFAPYSMTGRDEGLAPDIFLG; this is translated from the coding sequence CCGATGGGGCCAACGTCGCCCTCATCGCCAAGACCGACCGGCCTGACCCGCGCCTGCAGGGCACCATCCACACCGCGGCGGCGGAGATCGAGGCAGCCGGCGGCCAGGCGCTGCCCATCGTGGGCGACGTCCGCGACGACGCCACCATCGAGCGGGCGGTGGAGGAGACGGTCGAGAGGTTCCACGGCATCGACATCGTCGTCAACAACGCCAGCGTGCTGAACCTGTCGGGCACCTCGGCCCTCGAGCCGAAGCGCTACGACCTCATGCAGGACGTCAACGTGCGCGGCACCTTCATGCTGACCCGGGCCGCCATCCCCCACCTGGTGCAGGCCGAGGACCCCAAGGTGCTCACCCTGAGCCCGCCGATCAACCTCGACCCCCGCTGGTTCGGCACCCACCCGGCCTACACCATGGCCAAGTACGGCATGACTATGGCGGCGCTCGGGTTCGCCCACGAGCTCGCCGACCTCGGCATCGCCTCGACCGCGCTCTGGCCGGCCACCCTCATCGCCACCGACGCGATCGGCAACCTGCCCGGTGGTGCGCAGATGATCGCCGTCTCCCGCAAGCCCGACATCGTGGCCGACGCGGCCTACGAGGTCCTCACCACTACCGGCCAGGAGCTCAACGGCAAGACGCTCATCGACGAGCAGCTGCTGCGCGAGCGCGGCGTGAGCGACTTCGCGCCCTACTCCATGACGGGCAGGGACGAGGGCCTGGCTCCCGACATCTTCCTCGGCTGA